A genome region from Paracoccus stylophorae includes the following:
- a CDS encoding YaiI/YqxD family protein — MSTLYIDADACPVKAEAERVATRLRVPMVLVCNGGLRPPANPLVSLRIVPDGPDEADKWIADRCGPGDVVVTDDLPLADRCLKAGARVIRHDGEMLSEANIGPRLATRDLMADIRAADPFHQGGGKGFSRADRSRFLQALDRALRAARAG, encoded by the coding sequence GTGAGCACGCTTTACATCGACGCCGATGCCTGTCCGGTCAAGGCCGAGGCCGAACGGGTGGCGACGCGGCTGCGGGTGCCGATGGTTCTGGTGTGCAATGGCGGCCTGCGCCCGCCGGCAAATCCGCTGGTCAGCCTGCGCATCGTGCCCGACGGCCCGGACGAGGCCGACAAGTGGATCGCGGACCGGTGCGGACCGGGCGACGTGGTCGTGACGGACGATCTGCCGCTGGCCGACCGCTGCCTGAAGGCGGGCGCGCGCGTGATCCGGCACGATGGCGAGATGCTGTCCGAGGCCAATATCGGCCCGCGACTGGCCACGCGCGACCTGATGGCCGATATCCGCGCCGCCGATCCGTTCCATCAGGGCGGGGGCAAGGGTTTCTCGCGCGCCGACCGGTCGCGATTCCTGCAGGCGCTGGACCGGGCGCTGCGCGCCGCGCGGGCTGGCTGA
- a CDS encoding exopolysaccharide biosynthesis protein translates to MPEDFSIVSLIDRAVTASDDRTTSVAQILQALGRNSFAPNLLLPAVAVLSPLSGVPLVSTFCGCVIALVSAQMLVGRDHIWLPQVLMRRKIATARLRQVGETMKTPAGWLDRITRPRLRFLSQMPFAVVPRMICLVGGMVMPFLELVPFTSSIIGAVVTLLGFGMLARDGLFTLLGLLAVAGLAGGLIWLLG, encoded by the coding sequence ATGCCGGAAGATTTCAGCATCGTCAGCCTGATCGACCGGGCCGTCACCGCCTCGGACGACAGGACCACCAGTGTGGCCCAGATCCTGCAGGCGTTGGGCCGCAATTCCTTTGCGCCGAACCTGCTGCTGCCCGCCGTGGCGGTGCTGTCGCCCCTGTCCGGGGTGCCGTTGGTGTCGACGTTCTGCGGCTGCGTGATCGCGCTGGTGTCGGCGCAGATGCTGGTGGGGCGCGATCACATCTGGCTGCCGCAGGTGCTGATGCGGCGCAAGATCGCGACCGCGCGTCTGCGGCAGGTGGGCGAGACGATGAAGACGCCCGCCGGCTGGCTGGACCGGATCACCCGGCCCCGGCTGCGGTTCCTGTCGCAGATGCCGTTCGCGGTCGTGCCGCGCATGATCTGTCTTGTCGGCGGCATGGTGATGCCGTTTCTGGAACTGGTGCCGTTCACCTCGTCGATCATCGGTGCGGTGGTCACGCTGCTTGGCTTTGGCATGCTGGCGCGCGACGGACTGTTCACCCTGCTGGGGCTGCTGGCGGTTGCGGGTCTGGCCGGCGGTCTGATCTGGTTGCTGGGATAG
- a CDS encoding crotonase/enoyl-CoA hydratase family protein, with protein sequence MRDIADLKLKNILLQVDDDGIATVTLNRPEKRNALDLATIDELVDIFTTLPRAGVRAAILDANGDHFSAGLDLVEHHRENRSASDFMHVCLRWHEAFNKMEYGGVPVIAVLKGAVVGGGLELASAAHIRVAGTDSYFGLPEGQRGLFTGGGATIRVADLIGKARMIDMMLSGRLYRGQEAVDVGLCQYLVDDPQEKAWEIARNAAQNPPLSNFAICSAISHMQNMSALDAAYAESVVAGVVNTQEAAKARLQAFASGTATKIKPQG encoded by the coding sequence ATGCGCGACATCGCCGATCTGAAGCTGAAGAACATCCTGTTGCAGGTGGACGATGACGGCATCGCCACCGTTACGCTGAACCGCCCCGAAAAGCGCAACGCGCTGGATCTGGCCACCATCGACGAGCTGGTGGACATCTTCACGACCCTGCCGCGCGCGGGCGTCCGGGCCGCGATCCTGGACGCGAACGGCGATCATTTCAGCGCCGGGCTGGATCTGGTGGAACATCACCGCGAGAACCGGTCGGCCAGCGATTTCATGCATGTCTGCCTGCGCTGGCACGAGGCGTTCAACAAGATGGAATATGGCGGCGTGCCGGTGATCGCGGTGCTGAAGGGCGCGGTCGTGGGCGGCGGTCTGGAACTGGCCTCGGCGGCCCATATCCGCGTGGCCGGGACCGACAGCTATTTCGGCCTGCCTGAGGGGCAGCGCGGGCTGTTCACCGGCGGCGGCGCGACAATCCGGGTGGCCGATCTGATCGGCAAGGCGCGGATGATCGACATGATGCTGTCGGGCAGGCTGTATCGCGGACAAGAGGCGGTCGACGTGGGCCTGTGCCAGTATCTGGTGGATGATCCGCAGGAAAAGGCGTGGGAGATCGCGCGCAATGCGGCGCAGAACCCGCCTTTGTCGAATTTCGCCATCTGTTCGGCCATCAGCCACATGCAGAACATGAGCGCGCTTGACGCCGCCTATGCCGAATCGGTGGTGGCCGGCGTCGTGAACACCCAAGAGGCGGCCAAGGCACGGTTGCAGGCATTCGCCAGCGGCACCGCCACCAAGATCAAGCCGCAGGGCTGA